In the genome of Xiphophorus hellerii strain 12219 chromosome 14, Xiphophorus_hellerii-4.1, whole genome shotgun sequence, the window CATcgctgttttttgggggggggggggtttaaacCCAAATTATCAGCAGCAGGACATTGAAAGTTCATTTTGTAGAAAACCGCGCTCACTGAAAGGCTCACGTTAGATCTCGaagccttttttccccctaatcaaaaggactctttttttttgtaattttagttCTGGTTAAATTGTGTCGTTATTCTGCTAATACTTGGTCtgttttcttgtaattaaacaagaaatttaatttcaaatttaatGTCCAGCCTCATCGCCCAGCCCTACtgtgaagaaaattattttagctaCCAAAAATTATTCCACTGACAGtacaaaaaaacctcaaaaaacaAGCTACGCATGTTCTATTCAGAACAACCTTACTGACGTATTGGTCAAAACGTCTTTACTAGGCATAGGCCAGCTTCATCGGTAACcttaaacattttggtttttttaactgtaaaaatgtttccaacaaACCGAAGTTCCTGTAGGTGCtgcccccacctgttgctgcacacttcCAGTCAAGAAGAAATGTTGCAAAGCAAGGAGATTGGTGGCCATTTTAAACAAACAGTTGAGTAAATACCATGGTATCATGgtattttcaattcaaatttaaaccaCTGTGACGACCTCATGTTGACCCACACCCAGTCTTTACTAGAGGTAAATCATtatccatgtttgttttcaacGAGCTGAATAAAATCAAGACGCGTTCAGTCCTGTGGTTTCTCATTTGGTAATAGTCTATGAGTTTCTCCACAGGGAGAACTTTTGCTACCTTAAGCCTCTTTGAGCCTTTTTCAGTCCAGCATCCTTTATTGTGTCTGTATTAATAAGTGAGTCTTTAGGGAAGAGATTTACAAATCATCTTTGGGGGGGAAACAATTAAGTTGGGTGTCCTGACACAAAGCCAGCTTGGCTCCCGCTGTTAAAAATGGAGATGAGGCGGTCTTCGTCGGCAGACATCAGCACGTCGAAGTCATCCAGCACGGCGGGCTgctggttgttgttggtgctggACGCCAGGATGATCATGTCCTCGTTCCGGAGCAGGTTGGCGATGCTGTTGGGGTAATTCATGTAGGTGCTTCCTGGGTTGTTGACGTGGTCTGGGAGGTTCTGGGACGAGGCGCCGTTGTGGGACGCAGCAGCCGAGCTGGAGAGGACTCCATGTTGGGAAGATGTCAGCATGGACGCGGCAGATCCGCCCTCGCTCATTAGGCGCGGGTTCAGAAGGTCCTCGAATTCATCCATGTTGAGGCTGTCCAGGGTGCCTGGCACCGGAGCGTCGGTGAAGTTGGAGAAGTCCGGGATCTCGTCGTCCACCAGCGGGGGGTCTACCCGAAACTGGGACTCCTGCAGGGGGAAGGTGCTGCCAGTCTGTGGGGCGGCGGCGCTTCCCTGAGGAGCCGCGGACTCCTCGGCCATGGGGGAGGAAATGTTGGGGAAGAACTCGTGAAGGTCGGACAGGTTGACGGTGGAGTACTCGTTGTTGGCAGCGGTGGAGGCGGTGGAGGAGGAAGGGGCCGACACGGAGCTCATCGTGAAGGTCTGCACCGGGTTGGTGGGGCCCAGCTTCAAGCTCTCCATGATCTTCCAGGTTTGGTTGGTAGTCGCCGTAGAGATGGACGAAGATGCTTCAACCTTTGGCTGGACTGAGAACAGCTGTCCTGGTTGATTGTATGAGAAGGGTTTCAACCCACTGGCAGAAGGTGCAACCtctgctgctggaagaaaaaacatcatCAGTCTTCTGGCCGAAAACAAATTCTAAGATATTATTAACATGCAAGAACGACTAGTACTACTTCACAGATTAATGTGAGGTACTGGAAAAGGTAGTGCTTTGCATGGTATTCAAAGAGAAATTTCTGCAAACATCAACTTTGAAGCCTCGTTATATCTATTTATACAAACATGTCAGTGAacagtttaagaaaataatttaaacagtgGCTGTTGAATAATCAAAgctacatttatgttttaaattaatatctttGAATGgagtgttttaatattttttatcatattgctttttaaaattgttaacTGTACCACTATTAGCCATTCCTTGTAACTTGCTGTTAATTATATGTTCgtccatgtgtgtgtttttctttattttcccgTCACCAACAGATGAGAAATAGCCTTTTTGCTAAGGGAAACCTTCATTGTGCATTTGTCCcttatgaaaaaaattcaaatttatgAGTGGTGGGACtcagtaaaaaaattattattgagTTAATTCGAGGGTCTGTAATTAACTAAttgcaattaattgcattttaaaaaaccatattgagaaaagaaagtttcaattcaaaaacactttttgctgCTATATCACAGGGCCAATATGTCTATTTATTAACGGGCTCACAAACATACAATaaagatatttgttgtttttaatctgttatctAGGTGGTCCTGACCATTCATGGAACTTCTTTGGAAATGTGGACACTGACATTAGCATTGGGaatgtctgtgctgctgctgctgcagcacgtTTAGCATGTTtcaggcttgaatagcttcgcTGACAGGCTAACTCGTTCCAACACAACAGTAGTCGTTTCCAGCGTCCCATCCGATcgtttttgaagaaaacaatTTACTCCCAGTGGGCTAAGAGAAGAGGCTTTGTCGCTGTTTGTGGATGTCAGTTGTGCGTCACATTTACTGGCGTACCAGAAACATAACATAAAGGTTCCGgctcaagatttttttttctatgcaaaaaaaaaaaaaaattgctttaacattttaacacattaaaatctaTGTAGTTAATTAATCAGATTTAGTGTGTTAAAGTCCTGgcactaatatttaaaaatgtatttatgtctGGGCCATTTTAccatataaatgtattttgacaTGAGCCGTTCCAGAACTACGCTTATTATGGTGGAAGCATGTTGGAGAAGCTCTGTTGTGCTAGTTCTAAATTTTGTACACTTTTGCtaatcatttttatgttaaaggTGTTGCATGTTTGGATCTCGATTCTTGGTGTTACATTTTAACCTTTGAACGGTTATTATGATGtgtaaccgtggcaacaaggcaattttttttccaagtggaagcagctgattagcatctcaaaaacTCAAACAATACATGAACTATGgccccaaatcccagaggagttggCCATATCACCATAGAcacagatttaaagaggagcggcaaaagcaaaggaggtggattagcaaTGCTCGCCAACAAttgatgatgtcatcagaaTATAACCAGGATATTATTATGTTAACATTGTTTTATGTCTTCCCTGATCAAATGAATAAAACCGACTCCGGACAACAAGTGGATGAGACTAACTCACCTGCTTGTGTGTTCATTGAACTCAGTTTAGCTGCAACTGGTCTCCGTGCGAGGTTTATGTGCCGTCTGTCTTGTGGAACGGACACtagaattttacaaaacatgctTGTGAGTGGAGTTTCAATGTAAGCATAATGATAATTACAAAAAGAAGGCCATCCAGGCCATAACCTACCAGTTGATAACATAGATCCCAGCTTCAAGTTCTGGAACATGTCTCCTGTACGCTTTCTCTTCTCAGACAGCCTGTATTCATCTGTAAAGGGATCATCGAAATGGCAAATTGTTAGGTTTCATACattttacatgatttttttcaattattttcgAGAGCCTTTAAATAAACACTCTAGTCTGTTACCTGGGTCAGCAGGTAGGAACTGGAAGTCCATCGGCTCGCTGACTTCACGGTCAGAGGGCCGTCTGAGCTGCATCTTCACCTTAATGGGCTCGCTGAGGTTAGTGTCGCGATAGGGAGGCGTGCGGAACACAATGGCCACCTGCCGGTGGACGTCAGCCTGAGAGAACGTGCCCTTCCCCTCCCAGGAGTCCTGGTAGAACCGCACCTCGATGTCCTCTGCAGGAGGACAGGCAAACCGGCAAGATTTAGAAAACAAGGGTGACCAGGAATTGATTTGAGACTGACACAAGAACAGAGTGTAGTGAGCTTCATGGAATGGATTCTATGGACTTCTGGTTTCTGCAGTGACCAAGCTCATTTCCCACGAGTCTGGGTTGGGCAGTTGCTAGGGAAACGGTAGTTTTCTGGCAGCATTTTGGCAAGTGTGAAATTTGGAGGCCAGAGGGTAACAGTGGGGTTGGGTTTGGTTTTTGGGCTTGGAGCATTGCTTTTTGGCagttgggtttgttttttggggggtatgTGGCTTGGATGACTTGAACCTCCAGATCCACAAAGAGCACTAGACTTATGGTGATATTTTGAGCAATTTCTATTCTCCTGCCTCTGTGGGAACAGTTTGAAAGTGGGTCCCTTTCAGCTTAAACATGACTTTACATCAGTACGCATAGAAACGCCCAGCTTGTTCATGAATAGGCGAGTTTGGTGTGGAGGAACTCGAGTGGTCTGCACGGAGAGCTGATCGCCACCCTCGTAAAACTCCTTTGGGCTGATTTGAGAGTGGAGACAATGAGCCAGGCCATTTCATCCAACATCAATGTCTGACCACACAAATCAGTTGTTGAAgtgttggttaaaaaaatattgacaacaGCTTGTgggtatattaaaaatacaatgtcATTTAAGTTTATAGGCAAGGCAAGTGATCCAAttcttttggaaatatttggtcatttgtaaagaaaatttgccTGAAATGTCGGTCTCTAGATATGCCAAGCTGGTAGATGCTTGCATATCTACCAGCCTTGCTGCAGTAGTTGCAATAAAATTAAACGGTACTAACTCATAAATGCACaagacttttcagattttgaaaaccatttgtCCTTTTCCCCAACTTCAGAACTAGGCACTATGTATTGGTCTatcccataaaatcccaataaaatggaCCAAAGTTTGAACTTGTATGgtgataaaatgtggaaaagttcaaacgAGTATAAAAATGTCAGTAAGGTAGTGTATATCTATATCCGTACATAATTAAAGCCATGATTTACTATTACAAGAACAGATTTTGTTCATTTAGATACAGTGGCACTGCTTTGTTGTACTCTAACCCTACAGCAACGGAGAACCAAAACCCTGCAGTCGCAACATGACTTCATCTGAAACCAGAGGGTCTTTCAAACGGAAGTGTAATGCtgcagaaaagttatttttggcCATAGACAGCCACGCTAAAGAAGTCATCTGATGACTGACAGGACCACAACTGAACATTTGCAACAAACTGCAGTGGCAGCTCATTTTGGGCACTCGAGATAAGCCCGATATCCAGTCACACGACCGTACGCCTTTCGCTGTAGAAACCTTATCAGACGTTTTATCTCATAGATCAGGCGTGACGAGCGCAGGACTTGTGGGCCACATCCGGGTTGGCCAAGGTATTTTATCTGACCCGTACGTGTAATGTGACAGGCCTGCAAGCTTTTTACTCTTTCAGAAGTCCTAAAAAAGGTTCTccacttttttatgttttctccattttgtttgGAATGGCTAAACCGTGGTTTCCTGGAGTCTAAAAGtgctaaaaatgattttgtgacACTGTCCAGACTTATGTTGTGACAATGTCAGCCTACTTCACGTTGACAGAAAGGCTCTATTTATGTGAActgtgacaaaagaaaaaagtaaaaatgcgGCAATTCGCAATTCATGGTTTGAGTCGATTTTACACTTAAACtaaattatcatttgaaaacagctttttgcaTTTAAGCAATCTaaaagctaatatttttttgGTTGACACGAAACATCTGTGTGCTTTTCTTCAAACAAGGCAACAGACCCTGACTTCCTGTGGGTGCGAGCAGTTTTCTGCCTCGCCGAATTGTGTGCCTCGTAAGCCACATCTCTGCTTACTCACTTCTGAGTTCTATTTACAGACTACTCAGTACGAAACTGTAAGTTAAAAGCTGTAGTAATGTATTCAAATGTCAGACAGCG includes:
- the rela gene encoding transcription factor p65 — translated: MDGVYGWGMTPINPVQPATPYIEIIEQPKQRGMRFRYKCEGRSAGSIPGEKSNDTTKTYPAIKVHNYSGPLRVRISLVTKNPPHKPHPHELVGKDCKHGYYEADLQERRIHSFQNLGIQCVKKKDVNEAITCRLQTSNNPFSIPEPKVWEEEFDLNSVRLCFQASITLPTGDMFPLPPVVSQPIFDNRAPNTAELKICRVNRNSGSCRGGDEIFLLCDKVQKEDIEVRFYQDSWEGKGTFSQADVHRQVAIVFRTPPYRDTNLSEPIKVKMQLRRPSDREVSEPMDFQFLPADPDEYRLSEKRKRTGDMFQNLKLGSMLSTVSVPQDRRHINLARRPVAAKLSSMNTQAAAEVAPSASGLKPFSYNQPGQLFSVQPKVEASSSISTATTNQTWKIMESLKLGPTNPVQTFTMSSVSAPSSSTASTAANNEYSTVNLSDLHEFFPNISSPMAEESAAPQGSAAAPQTGSTFPLQESQFRVDPPLVDDEIPDFSNFTDAPVPGTLDSLNMDEFEDLLNPRLMSEGGSAASMLTSSQHGVLSSSAAASHNGASSQNLPDHVNNPGSTYMNYPNSIANLLRNEDMIILASSTNNNQQPAVLDDFDVLMSADEDRLISIFNSGSQAGFVSGHPT